The Vibrio gallaecicus genome contains a region encoding:
- a CDS encoding OmpH family outer membrane protein — MIKAAGLGLVVLSSSFFATAAEAAQKVGYVNTAQVFQALPQREVVLQKMQEEFKDKAAELQSIQVEAKTKIEKLKRDGELLGPDEVEKLRIEIGQLDSKYKIKAQALEKASQRREAQEKQKLFKVIQDAVQKVAEKEGYDLVVDIQAMQYGKPEYNISEKVIKALK, encoded by the coding sequence ATGATTAAAGCAGCAGGCCTAGGTCTTGTAGTACTGAGTTCATCTTTCTTTGCAACAGCTGCAGAAGCTGCACAAAAAGTTGGATATGTTAACACTGCTCAAGTATTTCAAGCTTTGCCTCAGCGTGAAGTTGTTCTTCAGAAAATGCAGGAAGAATTTAAAGATAAAGCGGCAGAGCTTCAAAGTATCCAAGTAGAAGCTAAAACTAAAATTGAGAAGCTGAAGCGTGATGGCGAGCTACTAGGGCCTGATGAAGTAGAAAAACTTCGTATCGAAATTGGTCAACTAGACAGCAAGTATAAAATTAAAGCTCAGGCTTTAGAGAAAGCGAGTCAACGTCGCGAAGCTCAAGAAAAGCAAAAACTGTTTAAAGTGATTCAAGATGCTGTGCAAAAAGTGGCCGAGAAAGAAGGCTACGATCTTGTTGTGGATATTCAAGCAATGCAGTACGGCAAACCTGAATACAATATCTCTGAAAAAGTAATTAAAGCACTGAAATAA
- the bamA gene encoding outer membrane protein assembly factor BamA codes for MAIKKILFASLLATSVAANGSQNFVVQDIQIEGLQRVALGAALLKMPVRIGDELSPNDVSEIIRALYASGNFEDVKVLRDEGALIVQVKERPTIASISFSGNKAIKEEQLQQNLDASGVREGEALDRTTLSNIEKGLEDFYYSVGKYNATVKAVVTPLPRNRSDLKFIFTEGVSAKIQQINFIGNEVYSDADLLGRFNLNVDVAWWNFLADEKYQKQVLAGDIEALKSYYLDRGYLKFKVDSTQVAISPDKKGVYITLGLDEGEAYTVKDVSFRGELIGREDDFKALVPFEDGDTYNGSRVTSLEEDVKRVLGESGYAYPQVRTIPEFNDETNEVSLVINVEAGSRIYVRDIRFSGNNSTKDEVLRREMRQMEGSWLNSKAIDTGKGRLNRLGFFETVDVQTVRVPGSEDQVDLVYNVKEANSGSVNFGVGYGTESGVSFQVGLQQDNFAGSGDRVGISAMMNDYQKNVSLDYRDPYWTLDGVSLGGKIFYNTFEASEAGIVDYTNESYGTSLTWGFPMDELNRIDLGVGYTHNKIGNVPTYIQVEQFAKSIGQYGDENILVNDFDVNISWTRNNLNRGFFPTAGNHQRAFFKMTVPSSDVQYFKAQYDVKHYIPLTKKHEFTLLMRGRLGYGNGYGQTDGNDNLFPFYENYYAGGFTTLRGFGSNSAGPKAVYADGGGNNPNHTSVTDDSVGGNAVALASLELIVPTPFASDEARSQIRTSVFFDMASVWDTEFNYQSSSQITSGGQYYYDYSDPTNYRASYGAALQWMSPMGPLVFSIAKPTKIYEGDDEEFFTFTIGRTF; via the coding sequence ATGGCGATTAAGAAAATCCTGTTCGCAAGCCTCTTGGCAACAAGCGTCGCTGCGAACGGCTCACAAAATTTTGTAGTTCAAGATATTCAAATTGAAGGCTTACAGCGTGTTGCTTTAGGTGCTGCTTTATTGAAGATGCCAGTTCGTATTGGTGATGAATTAAGCCCGAATGATGTGTCAGAAATTATTCGAGCATTATATGCCTCTGGTAACTTTGAAGATGTAAAAGTACTGCGCGATGAAGGGGCTTTGATTGTTCAAGTTAAAGAGCGACCAACAATTGCCAGCATTTCATTCTCAGGAAATAAAGCGATAAAAGAAGAGCAACTTCAACAGAACCTAGATGCTTCAGGTGTACGTGAAGGTGAAGCTTTAGATAGAACGACGTTAAGTAATATCGAAAAAGGTCTGGAAGATTTCTACTACAGTGTTGGTAAGTACAACGCAACGGTAAAGGCGGTTGTTACTCCACTACCTCGTAATCGTTCAGATCTAAAATTCATTTTTACTGAAGGTGTATCTGCAAAGATTCAGCAAATAAACTTCATTGGTAATGAAGTTTATTCAGATGCTGATTTACTTGGTCGCTTTAACTTAAATGTAGATGTTGCTTGGTGGAACTTCCTGGCTGATGAAAAATATCAGAAGCAAGTACTAGCTGGTGATATTGAGGCTCTAAAATCTTACTACTTAGATCGCGGTTACTTGAAGTTTAAAGTCGACTCTACTCAGGTTGCGATCTCTCCAGATAAGAAAGGGGTTTACATTACCCTTGGGCTTGATGAAGGTGAAGCTTACACGGTAAAAGATGTCTCTTTTCGTGGTGAGCTAATCGGACGTGAAGACGATTTTAAAGCTCTGGTTCCATTTGAAGATGGTGATACCTATAACGGTTCTAGAGTGACAAGCTTAGAAGAGGACGTGAAGCGAGTTCTTGGTGAATCTGGCTATGCATATCCTCAGGTTCGCACTATCCCTGAATTTAATGATGAAACAAATGAAGTATCACTTGTTATCAATGTTGAAGCTGGAAGTCGTATCTATGTACGCGATATTCGTTTCTCAGGGAATAACTCAACGAAAGATGAAGTTTTGCGCCGTGAAATGCGTCAAATGGAAGGTAGTTGGTTAAACTCAAAAGCTATTGATACCGGTAAAGGTCGTTTGAATCGTTTAGGTTTCTTTGAAACGGTTGATGTACAAACGGTTCGAGTGCCTGGAAGTGAAGACCAAGTCGATTTGGTTTACAACGTCAAAGAAGCAAACTCTGGCAGTGTTAACTTTGGTGTCGGTTACGGTACTGAGTCGGGTGTGAGTTTCCAAGTTGGTTTACAGCAGGATAACTTTGCAGGCTCTGGTGATCGTGTTGGTATCAGCGCGATGATGAATGACTACCAGAAAAATGTAAGCTTGGACTATCGAGACCCTTACTGGACGCTAGATGGTGTAAGTCTTGGTGGTAAGATTTTCTACAATACATTTGAAGCTTCTGAAGCGGGTATTGTTGACTATACCAATGAAAGTTATGGCACAAGCTTAACATGGGGTTTCCCTATGGATGAGCTGAATCGTATTGACCTTGGTGTTGGTTATACGCATAACAAGATCGGTAATGTCCCGACTTATATTCAAGTTGAACAATTTGCTAAAAGTATTGGCCAGTATGGTGACGAAAATATTTTAGTAAACGATTTTGATGTCAATATCTCTTGGACGCGTAATAACTTAAACCGTGGTTTTTTCCCAACTGCTGGTAACCATCAACGTGCGTTCTTTAAAATGACGGTACCTAGTTCAGATGTTCAATATTTTAAAGCGCAGTATGATGTAAAACATTACATTCCCCTGACCAAAAAACATGAGTTCACTCTGTTGATGCGTGGTCGTTTAGGCTACGGTAATGGTTATGGTCAAACGGATGGTAACGACAACTTGTTCCCATTCTATGAAAACTACTACGCAGGTGGCTTTACAACTTTACGTGGTTTTGGTTCGAACTCTGCAGGTCCAAAAGCTGTGTATGCTGATGGTGGCGGTAATAACCCTAACCACACATCGGTAACCGATGATTCTGTTGGTGGTAATGCAGTAGCATTAGCAAGTTTAGAACTTATTGTTCCAACACCATTTGCGTCTGATGAAGCTCGTAGCCAAATTAGAACCAGTGTTTTCTTCGATATGGCTAGTGTCTGGGATACTGAGTTTAATTATCAAAGCAGTAGTCAGATAACATCTGGTGGTCAGTATTATTACGATTACTCAGATCCAACGAATTACCGAGCTTCATATGGTGCAGCTTTACAGTGGATGTCACCAATGGGACCACTTGTTTTCTCAATTGCTAAACCAACAAAAATTTACGAAGGTGATGATGAAGAATTCTTTACATTCACCATTGGTAGAACTTTCTAA